A single region of the Pontibacter kalidii genome encodes:
- the kaiC gene encoding circadian clock protein KaiC translates to MNLIKLKTGNDSFDHISHGGLPLGRTTLVAGSSGSAKTLFGAQFLALGIQLFDQPGIFVTFEEQVDDIRKNLKSFNWDIDTWEKEGKWTFVDAAPKEEIIVAVGDFDLSAFRIRLERAVQKNKAQRVVIDSIGSIFTQFHEEMHTIRRELIQVALTLSRLGATSIITAERLEEYGEITRFGVEEFLTDNVIILRNVLQNEKRRRTIEILKFRGSDHEKGENPFTVNPEKGIVIIPLSAMNLKHISSSERVTSGIPALDEMINGGFYKGSINLISGAIGAGKTLLVANFINGIREKKERCLLMAFEESCEQLYRNAAGWGIDFKQLEAEGLLKVICIYPEVSSLEDHFINIQEVVENFKPDRIAIDSLSALSRTSSDKGFREFIIAFTSYLKHQEITAMFTSNTPLLAGGTSDTEGNISPITDSIILLRYVEMSGEMQRSIAVLKMRGSKHDSSIRKFSITDEGADIGKHFEGISGILTGNPMLIKLE, encoded by the coding sequence ATGAACCTTATAAAGCTAAAAACCGGGAACGATTCTTTCGATCATATTTCTCATGGCGGTTTGCCCTTAGGGCGTACCACACTCGTGGCAGGCAGCTCTGGTAGTGCTAAAACACTGTTTGGAGCACAATTCTTAGCTTTAGGTATACAGTTATTCGATCAACCGGGTATTTTTGTCACATTTGAAGAACAGGTAGACGATATAAGAAAGAACCTGAAAAGCTTTAACTGGGACATTGACACCTGGGAAAAAGAAGGAAAATGGACCTTCGTGGATGCAGCCCCTAAAGAAGAGATCATCGTCGCGGTCGGCGACTTTGACCTGAGTGCATTCAGGATCCGATTAGAGAGAGCCGTACAAAAAAATAAAGCACAACGGGTCGTCATAGATTCTATCGGCAGCATTTTCACACAGTTTCACGAAGAGATGCATACCATCCGGCGCGAGCTGATTCAGGTAGCCCTTACCTTGTCGCGCTTAGGTGCAACCTCTATTATAACAGCGGAACGCCTGGAAGAATATGGCGAAATCACACGTTTTGGGGTAGAAGAATTCCTGACAGACAATGTGATCATACTGCGTAATGTGCTACAGAATGAAAAGCGCCGGAGAACAATTGAAATCCTGAAATTCAGGGGAAGCGACCATGAGAAAGGCGAAAACCCATTTACTGTAAACCCGGAAAAAGGGATTGTCATCATCCCGTTATCGGCCATGAACCTGAAGCACATCTCTTCAAGCGAACGGGTTACTTCTGGCATACCTGCCCTTGACGAGATGATAAACGGTGGGTTTTATAAAGGCTCCATTAACCTGATCTCCGGAGCGATAGGTGCTGGTAAAACATTATTGGTAGCTAACTTTATAAATGGTATCCGGGAGAAAAAAGAGCGTTGTCTGCTGATGGCTTTTGAAGAAAGCTGCGAGCAGCTCTACCGTAATGCAGCCGGTTGGGGCATAGATTTTAAGCAACTGGAAGCAGAAGGACTGCTGAAAGTGATCTGTATTTATCCGGAGGTCTCTTCCTTGGAAGATCATTTCATCAACATCCAGGAAGTTGTAGAAAACTTTAAGCCCGATAGGATCGCCATTGATAGTTTATCCGCCTTATCGCGCACCTCTTCTGATAAAGGTTTCCGGGAATTTATCATAGCCTTTACATCGTACCTGAAGCACCAGGAAATTACAGCCATGTTCACCTCTAATACACCTTTGCTGGCAGGCGGCACATCAGATACAGAAGGCAACATCTCTCCTATCACGGATTCTATTATCCTACTGCGCTATGTAGAAATGTCCGGTGAAATGCAACGAAGTATAGCTGTACTTAAAATGCGCGGTTCCAAACACGATTCCTCTATCCGTAAATTCTCTATTACAGATGAAGGTGCTGACATAGGGAAACACTTCGAGGGTATCAGCGGGATCCTGACTGGTAACCCGATGCTGATTAAGCTCGAATAG
- a CDS encoding phosphatase PAP2 family protein codes for MSLTTTAAGEKKRVSRKAVLLLAALSVGYILLSYLLVGFKTDQLVLVGLANILYFATPITRKFISGFSIFIVFWVLYDYMKAFPNYWFNPVHIQDLYNAEKAVFGIRSGGTILTPNEFWMQHSHTFLDVMSGAFYLMWIPVPLAFATFLFFWNRRQFVYFSLTFLLVNLLGFVVYYLYPAAPPWYVQLHGFDFLAGTPGNTAGLVRFDEFFGITIFNSLYAKGSNVFAAMPSLHSAYPLIVFYYALRNNLGVIAKVFFGIITAGIWFAAVYTSHHYVLDVLAGIVCASSGIFFFNWLIGRRGGVTKAVDKLILAIR; via the coding sequence ATGAGTTTAACAACTACGGCAGCAGGGGAGAAGAAGCGCGTCTCGAGAAAGGCTGTGTTGCTACTTGCGGCTCTGTCAGTGGGATACATCCTGCTTTCTTACCTGTTAGTAGGTTTCAAAACTGATCAGTTGGTGCTGGTGGGGCTGGCGAATATCCTGTACTTTGCAACTCCCATTACCCGCAAATTTATCTCGGGCTTCTCCATCTTTATCGTGTTCTGGGTGCTCTATGATTATATGAAGGCCTTCCCGAACTACTGGTTTAACCCCGTACACATTCAGGATCTGTACAATGCGGAGAAAGCTGTTTTCGGCATCCGGAGTGGTGGAACCATACTTACACCTAACGAATTTTGGATGCAGCACAGCCATACTTTTCTGGATGTGATGAGCGGGGCCTTTTACCTGATGTGGATCCCGGTGCCGCTTGCGTTTGCCACCTTTCTTTTCTTCTGGAACAGGAGACAATTCGTATACTTCTCCCTTACTTTTTTGCTGGTCAACCTGCTGGGCTTTGTGGTGTATTACCTATATCCGGCGGCTCCGCCCTGGTATGTGCAGCTACATGGCTTTGATTTTCTGGCAGGGACGCCCGGCAACACGGCAGGCCTGGTTCGCTTCGACGAGTTTTTCGGCATCACCATCTTTAACTCGCTTTACGCCAAGGGGTCCAACGTGTTTGCGGCCATGCCCTCGCTGCACTCTGCTTACCCGCTCATTGTCTTCTACTATGCGCTCAGAAACAACTTAGGTGTTATAGCGAAGGTCTTTTTCGGAATTATCACGGCAGGTATCTGGTTTGCGGCAGTTTATACTTCCCATCATTATGTGCTGGATGTTTTGGCCGGCATAGTGTGCGCCTCTAGTGGCATTTTTTTCTTCAATTGGCTTATTGGCAGAAGAGGAGGGGTTACCAAGGCTGTAGACAAGCTGATTCTGGCGATCAGGTAG
- a CDS encoding helix-turn-helix domain-containing protein: MKLYIKYMVSNRCKALVQQELVSLGLQSEYVVIDLGMVEIHKDITDIQLKQLKDNLGKAGLELLDDSKSILIDKIKKLITDMIHSLEGQPKVNYSVYISERLGYNYNYLANIFSEVKGITIQQFIIIHKIEKAKELLFYDDLSLTEIAHRLHYSSVAHLSSQFKKVTGLSPSFYRHLKDKREGVLENL, from the coding sequence ATGAAACTATATATTAAATACATGGTCAGTAACCGCTGCAAAGCTTTGGTGCAGCAAGAACTCGTAAGTCTAGGCTTGCAGTCTGAGTATGTGGTAATTGATCTGGGCATGGTAGAGATACACAAAGACATTACTGACATACAGCTTAAACAGCTAAAAGACAATTTGGGCAAAGCTGGCCTGGAGTTACTCGATGACAGCAAGAGCATACTAATAGATAAGATAAAGAAACTTATCACAGACATGATCCATTCCTTGGAAGGGCAACCGAAGGTGAATTACTCGGTTTACATCAGCGAAAGACTGGGATACAATTACAACTACCTGGCTAACATTTTCTCAGAAGTGAAAGGGATCACGATTCAGCAATTCATCATTATCCATAAGATTGAGAAAGCAAAAGAGCTGCTTTTTTATGACGATTTAAGCCTTACAGAGATCGCCCATCGGCTGCATTACAGTAGTGTGGCGCATTTATCCAGTCAGTTTAAAAAAGTAACAGGCCTGTCACCATCATTTTACAGGCACTTGAAAGACAAACGCGAAGGCGTGCTCGAAAATCTGTAA
- a CDS encoding cold-shock protein, producing MNNGTVKFFNDLKGFGFIKETNSDQEYFVHATGLVDEIRENDEVSFDLQEGRKGLNAVNVKRA from the coding sequence ATGAATAACGGAACAGTAAAATTCTTTAATGACCTGAAAGGATTCGGATTTATTAAAGAAACAAATTCAGATCAGGAATACTTTGTCCATGCCACTGGCCTTGTAGATGAGATCAGAGAAAACGACGAAGTTAGTTTTGACCTGCAGGAAGGACGTAAAGGACTAAACGCAGTAAACGTGAAACGCGCTTAG
- a CDS encoding SusC/RagA family TonB-linked outer membrane protein, with amino-acid sequence MSGYSGYAQQQTGRVRGQVKDSNGEALIGVSVLARNESTGKTRGTTTDGAGAFLLSNLPLGGPYTFSFSYIGFEPQTQGGYTLKEGEEVTLSIQLKASDSKLSEVVVIGYGENTRRNITTAIASVNPSEIADRNVPSANQLLQGQVAGVNLTVSNGTPGGASRVNIRGVSSINGDNEPLYVIDGIPLSKEPASYNFAGEFVQDPLSLINPSDIASIEVLKDAASAAIYGSRATNGVILITTKQGKKGEPKITVSQVSGIQTMPKKLDLLNPQEYIALQQEATENHNSGLGLSPGESGYIDINKVLGAVPADPYDVNWQDLIINENASSHQTDFSFSGASNTVKYYTSAGYQNLEGLLKNSSLERYSLRTNLDFTPNRVLNFGLRFGGSYTNSNSAPNGEQGTALFQRSLEQRPYDRVYKEDGTFNIGGKDILRHNGVQVLENDEMEDKNYQALVNLYGNVNFLKYFTWHSAYNTELRFGRGFRHQTRLHPYAFGRGMTIDKRNNRISQNIDNTLTFFKSWGGDLNTEAMVGYAYYQDKYNFSVAQGTEFPSDDFKHITSATVTTADGDANKYSMESYIGRVMLDYKGRYFLSSSLRYDGSSKFHEDNRYAYFPSVSAGWVFTDEEFFPTAEWFEFGKLRASWGKTGNQDGIGIYSYMPLASGGYNYGAETGLAVTSLGNPDLKWETSTQADIGLDLSFLNGRLTFTYDYFHKETDDLLYNVPTLATSGFTQRTMNIGSMENKGHEFTLTSVNMQSDNFRWTTNFNLADIRNEVTSLVGDEPIQVGGWNAIIVGQPLGVFYGYKQLGIYQTMEEIPSSLQGQGVRPGDMRFEDLDNNGIINSSDLSVIGSAQPNFYGGLTNTLELGNFDVSVFATFSEGNEIATAWRSGLDHMGARDYNQLKDTYEDRWTGPGTSNSTPRATKGAFNLKNSSYYVEDASYLRIKNLTVGYKLPESILKKLAIQHARIYVSATNLYTFTDYSGYDPEASSSLDAKSFGIDNLVTPQPRSFLAGINVSF; translated from the coding sequence ATGAGCGGCTATAGTGGTTATGCCCAACAACAGACAGGGCGTGTAAGAGGGCAGGTTAAAGACAGCAATGGCGAGGCCCTGATCGGGGTGTCGGTGTTGGCCAGGAACGAGAGCACTGGCAAGACAAGAGGCACCACTACGGACGGGGCAGGGGCTTTCCTCCTCTCCAACCTGCCATTAGGCGGACCTTATACTTTCAGTTTCTCTTATATCGGGTTTGAACCACAGACGCAGGGAGGCTATACTTTAAAAGAAGGTGAGGAAGTAACCCTTTCCATCCAGCTGAAGGCGAGTGACTCAAAACTGAGCGAGGTGGTAGTTATTGGTTATGGGGAGAACACCAGAAGAAACATAACAACGGCTATAGCCAGTGTAAACCCCTCTGAAATAGCGGACCGCAACGTGCCGAGTGCTAACCAGTTGCTGCAGGGGCAGGTAGCTGGCGTAAACCTGACGGTGAGTAACGGCACGCCAGGCGGTGCATCGCGTGTCAACATCCGTGGTGTCAGCTCGATCAACGGCGACAACGAGCCGCTGTATGTGATAGATGGCATCCCGCTGTCGAAAGAGCCTGCCAGCTACAACTTTGCGGGCGAGTTTGTTCAGGACCCGCTTTCACTCATCAACCCGTCTGACATTGCCTCCATTGAGGTGCTGAAAGACGCTGCCTCGGCTGCTATTTACGGTAGCCGCGCCACGAACGGCGTTATTCTGATCACAACGAAGCAAGGCAAAAAGGGGGAACCCAAGATCACTGTCTCACAGGTGTCAGGCATCCAAACCATGCCTAAGAAACTGGACCTGCTGAACCCGCAGGAGTATATCGCGCTGCAGCAGGAAGCCACCGAAAACCATAATTCCGGCTTGGGGCTTTCTCCGGGTGAGAGCGGTTACATAGACATAAACAAGGTACTGGGTGCGGTGCCCGCAGACCCTTACGACGTGAACTGGCAGGATCTGATCATCAACGAGAATGCCTCTTCTCACCAAACGGATTTCTCATTCAGCGGGGCCAGCAATACAGTGAAGTACTATACTTCGGCAGGTTACCAGAACCTGGAGGGACTGTTGAAGAACAGTTCCCTGGAGCGTTACTCGCTGCGCACTAACCTCGACTTTACGCCTAACAGGGTGCTCAACTTCGGCCTGCGCTTCGGTGGCAGCTATACCAACAGCAACTCGGCGCCAAACGGCGAGCAGGGTACCGCTCTTTTCCAGCGCTCCCTGGAGCAGCGCCCTTACGACAGGGTGTACAAAGAGGACGGCACGTTTAACATCGGCGGTAAAGACATCCTGCGCCACAACGGGGTACAGGTGCTGGAAAATGACGAGATGGAGGACAAGAATTACCAGGCCCTGGTAAACCTTTATGGCAACGTTAACTTTCTGAAGTACTTTACCTGGCACTCCGCCTATAACACGGAGCTGCGTTTTGGCCGCGGCTTCAGACACCAGACGCGCCTGCACCCTTACGCCTTCGGCAGAGGCATGACGATTGACAAGCGCAACAACAGGATTTCCCAGAACATAGACAACACGCTGACCTTCTTCAAAAGCTGGGGCGGAGATCTGAATACCGAGGCCATGGTAGGGTACGCCTACTACCAGGACAAGTATAATTTCAGCGTTGCGCAAGGCACAGAGTTTCCGTCTGATGACTTCAAGCACATCACCTCCGCCACCGTTACAACAGCTGATGGCGATGCAAACAAGTATAGCATGGAGTCTTACATTGGCCGCGTGATGCTGGACTACAAGGGGCGCTACTTCTTGTCCTCCTCGTTGCGCTACGATGGGTCCTCTAAATTTCACGAAGACAACCGCTACGCCTACTTCCCATCAGTTTCCGCGGGTTGGGTTTTCACGGATGAGGAGTTTTTCCCGACAGCGGAGTGGTTTGAGTTCGGCAAGCTGCGCGCGAGCTGGGGCAAGACTGGTAACCAGGACGGTATCGGTATTTACAGCTACATGCCACTGGCTTCCGGCGGCTACAACTATGGCGCCGAAACAGGCCTGGCGGTTACTTCGCTTGGCAACCCGGACCTGAAGTGGGAGACTTCCACGCAGGCGGACATTGGTTTAGACCTTTCCTTCCTGAATGGCCGCCTGACCTTTACGTACGACTACTTCCACAAGGAGACAGACGACCTGCTCTACAACGTGCCGACCCTGGCCACAAGCGGCTTTACGCAGCGCACCATGAACATCGGCTCGATGGAGAACAAGGGGCATGAGTTTACCCTTACCAGTGTGAATATGCAGAGCGATAACTTCCGCTGGACCACCAACTTCAACCTTGCCGATATCCGCAACGAGGTAACGAGCCTGGTTGGGGACGAGCCGATTCAGGTAGGTGGCTGGAATGCCATTATTGTTGGCCAGCCGCTGGGTGTGTTCTACGGGTATAAACAGCTAGGCATTTACCAGACAATGGAGGAGATTCCTTCCTCCCTGCAGGGGCAGGGGGTTCGGCCCGGCGACATGCGCTTCGAGGACCTGGACAACAACGGCATCATCAACTCCTCGGATCTGTCGGTGATAGGCAGCGCCCAGCCGAATTTCTACGGCGGCCTTACCAATACACTGGAGCTTGGCAATTTTGATGTTTCCGTTTTCGCCACTTTCTCCGAAGGCAATGAGATTGCCACTGCCTGGCGCTCCGGCCTGGACCACATGGGTGCCCGGGATTACAATCAGCTAAAGGATACCTACGAAGACAGATGGACGGGCCCCGGCACCAGCAACAGTACCCCGCGAGCCACCAAGGGCGCCTTCAACCTGAAAAACAGCAGCTATTATGTAGAGGACGCTTCTTACCTAAGGATCAAGAACCTGACGGTTGGTTATAAGTTGCCGGAGAGTATCCTCAAAAAACTGGCTATACAGCATGCCCGCATTTATGTGTCGGCAACTAACCTGTACACTTTCACGGACTACAGCGGCTACGACCCGGAAGCCTCCAGCTCACTTGATGCAAAATCCTTCGGCATCGATAACCTGGTGACGCCGCAGCCGAGGAGCTTCCTGGCAGGTATAAATGTGAGTTTTTAA
- a CDS encoding metallophosphoesterase family protein — MPRYFLLLLFFAPFLTACEEVFEYHPNQIRLSGSERDLTARNVEKIQQLSPDDTIRIVVMGDTQRFYDSAEEFVKAANKLDNIDFVVHQGDISDFGMTQEFRWIHDIMKDLRVPYLTVIGNHDLLANGKKVYQQMYGDLNYAFVYGRVKFIFLDTNGREYDFSGNVPDLAWLQGQLTHTPESDWKQAVIISHMSPFGGDYDSRLRLPFHQVLEQSGRVHLSLHGHEHNWQTIEQEESNITYHMTTSTNNKGFSYVEIWDGGFSIKRIHY; from the coding sequence ATGCCCAGATATTTCCTACTTCTATTATTCTTCGCTCCATTCCTGACAGCTTGTGAGGAAGTATTTGAATACCACCCCAACCAGATCAGGCTTAGCGGTAGTGAGCGTGATTTAACTGCGCGAAACGTGGAAAAAATCCAGCAGCTGAGTCCGGATGATACCATTCGGATAGTTGTGATGGGGGATACGCAGCGTTTTTATGACAGTGCAGAGGAATTTGTGAAGGCAGCCAACAAACTTGATAACATCGACTTTGTGGTGCACCAGGGCGATATCTCAGATTTTGGAATGACCCAGGAGTTCAGGTGGATACATGACATCATGAAAGATCTGCGCGTCCCTTACCTGACGGTGATCGGCAATCACGATTTGCTGGCCAACGGCAAGAAAGTATACCAGCAGATGTATGGCGACCTGAATTATGCTTTTGTCTATGGGCGAGTGAAATTTATTTTCCTGGATACCAACGGGCGGGAGTACGACTTCAGCGGTAACGTGCCGGACCTGGCGTGGCTGCAGGGGCAGCTAACGCACACCCCTGAGTCGGACTGGAAGCAGGCTGTTATCATATCCCATATGTCTCCGTTCGGCGGGGACTATGACAGCAGGCTGCGCCTGCCGTTTCATCAGGTGCTGGAACAGAGTGGTCGGGTGCACCTAAGCCTGCATGGCCATGAGCATAACTGGCAGACCATAGAGCAGGAGGAAAGCAACATCACTTATCACATGACAACCTCGACTAACAACAAGGGCTTTTCTTATGTGGAAATCTGGGACGGTGGGTTCAGCATCAAAAGAATTCATTATTGA
- a CDS encoding sterol desaturase family protein — protein MKKNFVSNSQESVRMFKYDWMEALSKVHYTVPLYIYVPVILFLSWSALFVEQISLLAFLGYAVLGLFVWTLSEYVLHRFVFHFVPKAKWALRLHFIFHGVHHDYPNDAKRLVMPPSASIPMALALYLLFSLVFTGGALYAFFAAFLLGYLFYDISHYALHHFNFKGEFWKKLKKHHMLHHYSDATKGYGVSSSLWDKVFGSDFDKK, from the coding sequence ATGAAGAAGAACTTTGTTTCCAACTCGCAGGAGTCGGTGCGGATGTTTAAGTATGATTGGATGGAGGCGCTCTCCAAAGTACACTACACCGTTCCGCTTTATATTTATGTGCCGGTCATACTCTTTCTGAGCTGGAGCGCTTTGTTTGTGGAGCAAATATCCCTCCTGGCTTTTCTAGGCTATGCTGTCCTGGGACTGTTTGTCTGGACACTTTCGGAATACGTGCTGCATCGCTTCGTGTTCCATTTCGTGCCGAAGGCCAAGTGGGCGCTGCGCCTGCACTTCATCTTTCATGGGGTGCACCACGATTACCCAAACGATGCCAAGCGACTCGTAATGCCTCCTTCTGCCAGTATACCCATGGCGTTAGCGTTATACCTGCTCTTCTCGCTGGTGTTCACAGGCGGGGCGCTATATGCTTTCTTTGCGGCGTTCCTGTTAGGCTATTTGTTTTACGACATTTCCCACTATGCGCTGCATCACTTCAACTTTAAGGGCGAGTTCTGGAAAAAACTGAAAAAGCACCACATGCTGCATCACTACTCTGATGCCACCAAAGGCTACGGCGTGAGCTCCAGCCTGTGGGACAAGGTATTTGGGTCTGATTTTGACAAAAAATAA
- a CDS encoding ROK family protein — protein sequence MRHYLALSGKQVTGVKELCHLHAEDELAKAVFNEFSENLAAFLHRFILMDAPDVVVLGGNIVHASELFLPMVEERLRHQAVNVPIKKSLLGENAALIGAAACWVQ from the coding sequence GTGAGGCACTATCTGGCGCTCTCGGGCAAACAGGTCACTGGTGTCAAGGAGCTTTGCCACCTACATGCCGAAGATGAGCTGGCGAAAGCTGTGTTCAATGAATTCTCTGAAAACCTGGCTGCATTTCTCCACCGGTTTATTCTCATGGATGCTCCTGACGTGGTGGTCCTCGGGGGTAATATTGTTCATGCCTCTGAATTATTTCTTCCTATGGTGGAAGAAAGGCTCAGGCACCAGGCTGTAAATGTGCCAATTAAAAAGTCGTTGTTAGGTGAGAATGCCGCATTGATCGGCGCCGCAGCTTGTTGGGTACAGTAG
- a CDS encoding IS3 family transposase (programmed frameshift) has product MKKSKFTEAQIIFAIKQSEIGVRVEEVCRKMGISEATFYNWKKKYGGLGVSELRKLRQLEEENRQLKQLVADLSLDKQMLQDVLRKKPLRPAQLNGLAVGLSDEYRVSVRRACKVVMLHRSLWYYRSRARDSSVIRKRMHEIAHVRVRYGFWRIFTLLRREGWPDNHKRVHRLYKEEGLNLRSKRPRRSKAAAHRLERPALSTNHECWSMDFVADQLFDGRKLRCLTIVDNYSRQCPGILVGHSLKGEDVVAALESIRRSTQVLPKRIQVDNGSEFISKALDWWAYENKVTLDFSRPGKPTDNAFIESFNGSFRDECLNVNWFLSLEDAQEKIETWRQEYNCFRPHSSLGDKTREEWVKENIVKPEFSTFDWP; this is encoded by the exons ATGAAGAAATCAAAGTTCACCGAGGCGCAGATTATCTTCGCCATCAAGCAGTCAGAGATAGGCGTGAGAGTGGAAGAGGTATGCCGCAAGATGGGCATCTCGGAGGCTACTTTCTACAACTGGAAGAAAAAATACGGTGGTTTAGGAGTATCGGAATTAAGAAAACTGCGGCAACTGGAGGAGGAGAACCGGCAGCTGAAGCAGCTGGTGGCCGACCTGAGCCTGGACAAACAGATGCTACAGGACGTACTGCGAAAAAAGC CCTTGAGGCCAGCCCAACTCAACGGGCTGGCGGTGGGTCTGTCGGATGAGTACCGGGTATCGGTCCGCAGAGCCTGTAAGGTGGTGATGCTGCACCGATCACTGTGGTATTACCGCTCCAGAGCCAGGGACAGCTCAGTTATCCGGAAGCGGATGCACGAAATTGCCCATGTCAGAGTCCGCTACGGCTTCTGGCGCATCTTCACGCTGCTGCGCCGGGAGGGCTGGCCGGATAACCACAAGCGTGTTCACCGCCTCTACAAGGAGGAGGGGCTGAATTTGAGGAGCAAGCGCCCGAGAAGAAGCAAGGCAGCTGCCCACCGGCTGGAGCGCCCGGCTCTCTCTACCAATCATGAATGCTGGTCGATGGATTTTGTGGCCGATCAGCTCTTTGACGGCAGGAAATTACGCTGCTTAACGATAGTGGATAATTACAGTCGCCAGTGCCCCGGCATTTTGGTGGGACACTCTCTGAAGGGAGAGGATGTGGTAGCCGCCTTGGAAAGTATCAGGCGAAGCACCCAAGTCCTTCCCAAGCGTATACAGGTGGATAACGGCAGCGAGTTCATCTCTAAGGCCCTGGACTGGTGGGCCTATGAGAACAAGGTGACGCTGGACTTCTCCAGGCCCGGCAAACCCACGGACAACGCCTTCATTGAGTCCTTCAACGGGAGTTTTCGGGACGAGTGCCTGAATGTGAACTGGTTCCTGTCATTGGAGGATGCCCAGGAGAAGATAGAGACGTGGCGGCAGGAGTATAACTGCTTCAGACCCCACAGTTCACTGGGTGACAAGACACGGGAAGAGTGGGTAAAAGAGAATATAGTGAAACCCGAATTCTCTACTTTTGACTGGCCCTAA
- a CDS encoding circadian clock KaiB family protein, with the protein MSMHVLKLFINGHSLNSVEAVDTLLKICKENLNGNYHLEIIDIQKDPDKAEEAGIIAIPTLIRMSPTPISRIIGALHVRSRVLAGLGISSMHK; encoded by the coding sequence ATGAGCATGCATGTATTAAAGCTCTTTATTAATGGGCACAGCCTTAATTCAGTTGAAGCTGTGGACACACTCCTTAAAATCTGTAAAGAAAATTTAAACGGTAATTATCACCTTGAAATTATTGATATACAGAAAGACCCGGACAAAGCAGAAGAAGCAGGTATCATTGCAATACCTACACTCATCAGAATGAGTCCGACACCCATTAGCCGCATTATAGGAGCTTTACATGTCAGAAGCCGTGTTTTAGCCGGGTTAGGGATTTCTAGTATGCATAAATAG
- a CDS encoding helix-turn-helix domain-containing protein yields MILYIKYMVSLRCKMMVKEELRKLGLQYVVVELGTVEILEDITPQQRVLLKNNLLLSGLELLDDKRSILIEKIKNVIIDMIHYSDEFPKTNYSDFISEKLNHDYTYLANIFSEVKGITIQQFIISHKIERVKELLLYKELNLTEIAHRLHYSSVAHLSNQFKKVTGLSPSFYKQLKQKRMANLENM; encoded by the coding sequence ATGATACTGTATATAAAATACATGGTTAGCCTGCGCTGCAAAATGATGGTGAAGGAAGAATTAAGGAAATTAGGCCTGCAGTATGTGGTGGTTGAACTGGGCACAGTAGAGATACTGGAAGATATTACACCCCAGCAGCGTGTCCTTCTAAAGAACAACCTCCTCTTGTCGGGGCTGGAGCTGCTTGATGACAAGAGAAGTATCCTGATTGAAAAAATAAAAAATGTGATCATTGACATGATCCATTATTCAGATGAATTCCCGAAAACAAATTACTCTGACTTTATAAGTGAAAAACTGAACCACGATTATACTTACCTGGCTAATATCTTTTCTGAAGTAAAAGGGATCACGATTCAGCAATTCATTATTTCTCACAAGATAGAAAGGGTAAAAGAGTTGCTCCTGTACAAAGAGCTCAACCTGACGGAGATCGCCCACAGACTCCACTACAGCAGTGTTGCTCATTTATCGAATCAGTTCAAGAAAGTAACCGGCCTCTCCCCTTCGTTTTATAAACAGCTTAAGCAAAAAAGAATGGCAAATCTGGAAAACATGTGA
- a CDS encoding HAD family hydrolase, with the protein MKLGRDTSLPNASALHVLTQLSMGDHKAFLYDCDGTLADNMQAHKDTYVKVAAERGVEIDPAIVDEFAGLPIPAVVEQINKRYGSDFDPVEFERLKSALFYKEFITLTKPVQFVVDHLVAHAGRVKIGVVSGGSRKMIQKTLEVLGIAELVEVLVCAGETLRGKPFPDPFLSAAEQLGVSPASCLVFEDGVPGVKAAEAAGMKWIRVDQISGYAKQAPCS; encoded by the coding sequence ATGAAATTAGGAAGAGACACATCGCTACCAAATGCAAGTGCCCTGCACGTGCTTACGCAGCTTAGCATGGGAGATCACAAGGCTTTCCTCTACGACTGCGACGGAACCCTGGCCGATAACATGCAGGCCCACAAGGACACCTATGTGAAGGTAGCTGCCGAGAGAGGAGTGGAAATTGATCCTGCCATTGTAGATGAGTTCGCCGGCCTGCCCATTCCTGCCGTTGTGGAGCAGATCAACAAGCGGTATGGCAGTGATTTTGACCCGGTCGAGTTTGAGAGGCTAAAATCCGCCTTGTTTTACAAGGAATTTATTACACTAACAAAACCGGTTCAGTTTGTTGTGGACCATTTGGTGGCACATGCCGGCAGGGTGAAGATAGGCGTGGTATCCGGAGGTTCAAGGAAAATGATTCAGAAGACGCTGGAAGTCCTGGGCATTGCGGAGTTAGTGGAGGTGCTCGTTTGCGCTGGAGAAACCCTTCGTGGAAAACCTTTTCCAGATCCTTTCCTATCGGCAGCAGAGCAGCTGGGAGTCTCGCCGGCAAGCTGTCTAGTCTTTGAAGACGGTGTTCCAGGTGTAAAGGCTGCCGAGGCAGCAGGAATGAAATGGATCAGGGTGGATCAGATCTCCGGGTACGCGAAGCAGGCCCCTTGCTCTTGA